A genome region from Ignavibacteriota bacterium includes the following:
- a CDS encoding ATP-binding protein: MMRTTASKDTVTGKAMAAPMTLKIALPRVPGIELVALQGLEHLAHHLGIAPEKVGEARIIVTEAIINAFEHGGPETTEVRVEFTMTAEELTILVRDAGRGFDPKAMVERPSITAKGMPSRRGWGMKLMRSLSDGFEISSGKMGTTITITKRLS; encoded by the coding sequence ATGATGCGTACGACAGCGTCCAAAGACACGGTGACGGGAAAGGCCATGGCTGCGCCCATGACCTTGAAGATCGCCCTGCCCCGGGTCCCCGGCATCGAACTGGTGGCCCTGCAGGGGCTGGAGCATCTTGCCCACCATCTCGGGATCGCACCGGAGAAAGTGGGCGAAGCCCGCATCATCGTCACCGAGGCCATCATCAATGCCTTCGAACACGGCGGGCCGGAGACCACCGAAGTGCGTGTCGAATTCACTATGACCGCGGAGGAATTGACCATCCTCGTCCGCGATGCCGGCCGGGGCTTCGACCCGAAGGCCATGGTCGAACGCCCTTCCATCACGGCGAAGGGCATGCCATCGCGGCGCGGTTGGGGGATGAAGCTTATGCGTTCACTCTCGGACGGATTCGAGATCAGTTCGGGAAAAATGGGGACCACCATTACGATCACAAAACGGCTCAGCTGA
- a CDS encoding STAS domain-containing protein gives MEQPFSLTSEVRDNRLIITTNGYVNNIGGAAIADEFQRHFLGGVRHVIIDLALSRVVNSVGMSFLIEIIEKLTETGGRLVFTNLDPSVDKMLGIMGLYDFAGKEATTEDAIRTLAIRS, from the coding sequence ATGGAGCAACCATTCAGTCTGACCTCAGAGGTCAGGGACAACCGGCTCATCATCACCACGAACGGCTATGTGAACAACATTGGCGGAGCGGCCATCGCGGACGAATTCCAGCGTCATTTTCTCGGTGGGGTGCGCCACGTGATCATCGACCTCGCGCTCTCCCGTGTGGTGAACTCGGTGGGGATGTCCTTCCTGATCGAGATCATCGAGAAACTCACCGAAACCGGCGGGCGGCTCGTGTTCACGAATCTCGATCCCTCGGTGGACAAGATGCTCGGCATCATGGGGTTGTATGACTTTGCCGGCAAGGAAGCGACGACCGAGGACGCGATCCGAACCCTGGCGATACGGTCCTGA
- a CDS encoding PP2C family protein-serine/threonine phosphatase, protein MPSRRDRDALRAGSTYRLHSEFVFQGDLYTFEILDKETRTGIQGFDGTDRLLLDALSRQVQASLENRFLLKQSLEKQRMEQDIAVAASIQQRILPSALPEITGYSLAGINIPSKSVGGDYYDCIPLQDGRYLLVIADVSGKGIPAALLVSSLHAYLSAYLESAFALVDIAVRLNTAIHRASTDDKFITAFFGLLDPASGAVECVNAGHNTIYCRRADGGIVDLCKGGIPLGMLDLGLPYESEQITLGPGDRLLLYTDGIPEAQNGAQELYDTDHPLRDYFASHLRPPQGPSSMR, encoded by the coding sequence ATGCCTTCCCGCCGGGATCGAGATGCGCTCCGCGCCGGCAGCACGTACAGGCTGCATTCGGAATTCGTGTTCCAGGGAGACCTGTACACGTTCGAGATCCTCGACAAGGAAACCCGCACCGGCATCCAGGGATTCGATGGGACGGACCGGTTGCTGCTGGATGCGCTCTCCCGTCAGGTCCAGGCCTCACTCGAGAACCGCTTTCTGTTGAAGCAGTCCCTGGAGAAGCAACGGATGGAGCAGGACATCGCCGTCGCCGCGTCGATCCAGCAGCGCATCCTGCCATCCGCGCTGCCGGAGATCACAGGCTACTCGCTCGCGGGGATCAACATCCCCTCGAAGTCTGTCGGCGGCGACTATTACGACTGCATTCCGTTGCAGGATGGCCGGTATCTGCTGGTGATCGCCGATGTGTCGGGGAAGGGGATCCCCGCTGCGTTGCTGGTCAGCAGCCTGCACGCGTACCTCTCTGCCTATCTTGAGAGCGCCTTCGCACTTGTTGATATCGCGGTGCGGTTGAATACTGCCATTCATCGTGCATCAACGGACGACAAATTCATCACGGCGTTCTTCGGCCTTCTGGATCCCGCGTCGGGAGCTGTGGAGTGCGTGAATGCAGGGCACAATACCATCTATTGCCGCCGGGCGGATGGTGGGATCGTGGATCTCTGCAAGGGGGGGATACCTCTGGGGATGCTCGATCTCGGGTTGCCGTATGAATCGGAGCAGATCACGCTCGGGCCGGGGGATCGCTTGTTGCTGTACACCGATGGGATCCCCGAGGCGCAGAATGGCGCGCAGGAACTGTACGATACCGATCATCCACTCCGGGACTACTTTGCGTCACACCTCCGGCCACCGCAGGGCCCTTCATCGATGCGTTGA
- a CDS encoding class I SAM-dependent methyltransferase family protein, translated as MLPYILTTETADRFYSKPRGYAGDYIAIQRIYQNQPGGSSRLGPVMDRMFLEMPPSLAVRNRRKLIADEIVAAVKERGGKPVRVLCLASGPATEVFDAFAALEDRTLLKATLMDIDLQALAFVDDLRTRHRLTAQITLVNENLIALFLGRSSVRLEPQDLIYSIGLIDYLNDKLVGKLLQFAHQNLAPGGKVLLGNFHPKNPAKEFMDFVLEWNLIHRTEADMHRLFRGSPFAEDCSRIQFEAEGVNLFAECVKQ; from the coding sequence ATGCTCCCGTACATCCTCACGACGGAGACCGCCGACCGGTTCTATTCCAAGCCGCGCGGGTATGCGGGAGACTACATCGCCATCCAGCGGATCTACCAGAACCAACCAGGAGGGTCCAGCCGGCTCGGGCCCGTGATGGACCGGATGTTCCTTGAGATGCCGCCGTCGCTGGCCGTACGGAACAGGCGGAAACTCATTGCGGATGAGATCGTTGCAGCGGTGAAGGAACGGGGAGGGAAACCCGTGCGGGTGCTCTGTCTTGCATCGGGTCCGGCGACCGAAGTGTTCGATGCGTTCGCGGCCCTCGAGGACCGTACGTTGCTCAAGGCGACCTTGATGGACATCGATCTGCAGGCGCTGGCGTTCGTGGATGATCTGCGGACGCGTCACAGACTCACCGCGCAGATCACCCTCGTGAACGAGAACCTCATTGCGCTCTTCCTGGGCCGCTCGTCCGTGCGTCTCGAGCCGCAGGATCTTATCTATAGTATCGGGTTGATCGACTACCTGAACGACAAGCTGGTGGGGAAGCTGTTGCAGTTCGCGCATCAGAATCTCGCGCCAGGCGGGAAGGTCCTGCTCGGGAATTTCCATCCGAAAAATCCGGCGAAGGAGTTCATGGACTTCGTGCTCGAATGGAATCTCATCCACCGGACCGAGGCGGATATGCACAGGCTCTTCCGCGGGTCGCCTTTCGCCGAGGACTGCTCACGGATCCAGTTCGAGGCAGAGGGCGTCAATCTCTTTGCTGAGTGCGTGAAGCAATAG
- a CDS encoding class I SAM-dependent methyltransferase, translated as MSDPQSSTAKRAEIEFRRKLFEQQVEGQTIFSDEFDGKGIEAILGERMEETLRQMRSLRETGVPLSPYLEIGAERCQRSLVMENDLGAAGAAVDISFDMLRSGAHYAKVFKKSNVPLRVCCDANVMPFLTGSMPFVFCFEVLHHFPDPTPIIAQIHRVLAPGGCFFFAEEPYRQVLRVKLYRSGKIYSRETLRASKIKRLLDRFFAEPRCNEVEHGIIENHDIPLSVWKNALAAFSGKRVTLSSARVIQTGLYPLRNPLKYFAAKMLGGVLSGTCTKAGAFAAIACTGPTESGLSRMP; from the coding sequence ATGTCAGATCCACAATCGTCCACGGCAAAACGGGCGGAGATCGAATTCCGCCGCAAACTCTTCGAACAGCAGGTCGAAGGTCAGACCATATTTTCGGATGAATTTGATGGTAAAGGCATCGAGGCAATCCTTGGTGAACGTATGGAAGAAACGCTCCGGCAGATGCGGTCGCTGCGGGAGACCGGGGTGCCCCTGTCGCCATATCTCGAGATCGGCGCCGAGCGTTGCCAGCGCTCTCTTGTGATGGAGAACGATCTCGGGGCTGCAGGCGCTGCCGTCGACATCTCCTTTGACATGCTTCGGAGCGGTGCGCACTACGCGAAGGTCTTCAAGAAATCCAATGTCCCGTTGCGCGTGTGCTGCGACGCGAACGTCATGCCGTTCCTCACAGGGTCTATGCCGTTCGTCTTCTGCTTTGAAGTCCTGCATCATTTCCCGGATCCGACTCCCATCATAGCTCAGATCCACCGGGTTCTCGCTCCAGGCGGATGCTTTTTCTTCGCTGAAGAACCCTACAGACAGGTCCTCCGTGTGAAGCTTTACCGGAGCGGAAAGATCTACTCACGTGAGACCCTCCGGGCATCCAAGATCAAGCGACTGCTCGACAGGTTCTTTGCCGAACCTCGATGCAACGAGGTGGAACACGGCATCATCGAAAATCACGATATCCCCCTGTCGGTCTGGAAGAATGCTCTGGCTGCATTCTCGGGGAAAAGAGTCACCCTGTCCAGCGCGCGCGTGATTCAGACAGGGCTCTATCCACTCCGAAACCCTTTGAAGTATTTTGCTGCCAAGATGCTTGGCGGCGTTCTCTCCGGAACGTGCACGAAGGCAGGTGCCTTTGCCGCCATCGCTTGCACCGGTCCAACAGAATCTGGCCTGTCCCGCATGCCTTGA
- a CDS encoding OmpA family protein: MKETIILERGKSVVMDGINFTTGNATLTRESEDILERAFTALAANPEIKLEIAGYTDNVGSKAANEKLSQRRADAVRAWFIAKGIAAGRLTARGFGMRDPIDTNATPDGRAKNRRIEFHVK; this comes from the coding sequence GTGAAAGAGACCATCATTCTCGAGCGCGGCAAATCCGTGGTCATGGATGGGATCAACTTCACGACCGGGAACGCCACACTGACCCGGGAGTCCGAAGATATCCTGGAGCGCGCGTTCACAGCGCTTGCCGCCAACCCCGAGATCAAGCTGGAGATCGCGGGATACACCGACAACGTCGGGAGCAAGGCCGCGAATGAGAAGCTCTCCCAGCGTCGTGCCGATGCGGTCCGTGCTTGGTTCATCGCGAAGGGGATCGCGGCCGGCCGCTTGACGGCCCGCGGCTTCGGCATGCGAGACCCGATCGATACGAATGCGACGCCCGATGGGCGCGCAAAGAACAGACGGATCGAGTTCCACGTCAAATAA